A stretch of Myceligenerans xiligouense DNA encodes these proteins:
- a CDS encoding metal-dependent transcriptional regulator: MNSTVPTAPAELTPVAQDYLKAVWSEQEWSTKKVTSKQLSDRLGVGASTVSETVRRLCDQGLLDHAPYGAVELTESGRRLALQMVRRHRLLETFLVNELGYGWDEVHDEAEVLEHAVSDLLVERLDVRLGRPGRDPHGDPIPAADGTVVRPDAVPMSEMGTGETGVVVRISDADPEALRYLDEIGLGLDARVSVTTRREFAGTVHVEWTVPAGEPDGGPRGVTGAPVVPGPPVTPGSADLGLLAASRVWVDRD; encoded by the coding sequence GTGAATTCCACCGTGCCGACAGCGCCCGCCGAGCTGACGCCCGTGGCGCAGGACTACCTCAAGGCGGTCTGGTCGGAGCAGGAGTGGTCCACCAAGAAGGTGACCTCCAAGCAGCTCTCGGACCGGCTCGGTGTCGGGGCCTCGACCGTGTCGGAGACGGTCCGCCGGCTCTGCGACCAAGGGCTCCTCGACCACGCGCCGTACGGTGCGGTGGAGCTGACCGAGTCCGGGAGACGGCTTGCGCTGCAGATGGTGCGGCGCCACCGTCTGCTGGAGACGTTCCTGGTCAACGAGCTCGGCTACGGCTGGGACGAGGTGCACGACGAGGCGGAGGTCCTCGAGCACGCCGTCAGCGATCTGCTGGTCGAGCGGCTCGACGTGCGCCTCGGCCGCCCGGGCCGCGACCCGCACGGCGATCCGATCCCGGCCGCCGACGGCACCGTGGTGCGGCCGGATGCCGTGCCGATGTCGGAGATGGGGACGGGGGAGACCGGCGTCGTCGTGCGGATCTCGGACGCCGATCCCGAGGCCCTGCGCTACCTCGACGAGATCGGGCTCGGTCTCGACGCGCGGGTGTCGGTGACGACCCGGCGCGAGTTCGCGGGGACGGTGCACGTGGAGTGGACGGTGCCCGCCGGCGAGCCTGACGGCGGCCCCCGTGGCGTGACGGGCGCACCCGTGGTGCCGGGGCCGCCGGTGACCCCGGGCTCCGCCGACCTGGGCCTGCTGGCTGCCTCGCGGGTCTGGGTGGACCGGGACTGA
- a CDS encoding vitamin K epoxide reductase family protein, translating into MNEKTAAAVASSDNDAPDGPADDELAALPRPKPLGERTTALLLLVLGAIGFAASFALAWEKYLGFIEPERAASCSLNLFVTCTAAMDSWQGALLGFPNPYLGVAAFPVVITTGVVLLTGARLPRWYWTSLLVGTVLGQALVFFLMWTSFYAIVALCPYCMVVWTVMWPLLWYQIVRGAQTGDLPMGAGLRDALVANRTIILVIGYVVAVGWLLLAVGADLVRSF; encoded by the coding sequence GTGAATGAGAAGACCGCGGCGGCCGTGGCGTCGTCGGACAACGATGCACCCGACGGCCCGGCCGATGACGAGCTCGCTGCCCTGCCTCGCCCGAAACCGCTCGGCGAGCGGACGACGGCCCTTCTCCTCCTGGTGCTGGGCGCGATCGGGTTCGCCGCGTCGTTCGCCCTGGCCTGGGAGAAGTACCTGGGCTTCATCGAGCCGGAGCGCGCGGCGTCGTGCTCGCTCAACCTGTTCGTCACCTGCACCGCGGCGATGGACTCGTGGCAGGGCGCGCTGCTCGGCTTCCCGAACCCTTATCTCGGCGTCGCGGCGTTCCCCGTGGTGATCACCACCGGCGTGGTGCTGCTGACCGGCGCGCGGCTGCCGCGGTGGTACTGGACGTCGCTGCTGGTCGGGACGGTGCTGGGCCAGGCGCTCGTCTTCTTCCTGATGTGGACGAGCTTCTACGCCATCGTCGCGCTGTGCCCGTACTGCATGGTGGTGTGGACCGTCATGTGGCCCCTGCTGTGGTACCAGATCGTGCGCGGAGCGCAGACCGGAGACCTGCCGATGGGAGCCGGCCTGCGGGACGCACTGGTCGCCAACCGCACGATCATCCTGGTCATCGGCTACGTCGTCGCGGTGGGCTGGCTGCTCCTGGCCGTGGGCGCCGACCTGGTCCGCTCGTTCTGA
- the leuS gene encoding leucine--tRNA ligase, whose product MTHTTPATAGTPASPVTGQIRSVPRPVGRIPQVTTPAAERTTSAPEGPRHRYTPALAQEIELRWQDRWEERGTFHAANPSGDLVGPDGANASGSPYFIMDMFPYPSGAGLHVGHPLGFIATDVVGRFRRMCGDNVLHTMGFDAFGLPAEQYAVATGEHPRGVTERNMVTYRRQLRRAGLAHDQRRSFATIDPEYVRWTQWIFLQIFDSWYDPDAEPAPGGTGTGRARRISELRDELAAGTRPVPGHDGDNAGGAVWTALSEGERRDVVDAQRLAYVDSSPVNWCPGLGTVLANEEVTSEGRSERGNFPVFTKNLRQWKMRITAYADRLTDDLELIDWPDKVKAMQRNWIGRSHGAHVRFDVVGTADNDAAGAGEEIEVFTTRPDTLFGATFMVVAPEHPLLDEVPVAWPDGTKSAWTGGHDSPAVAVAAYRQEASGKSAVERQADAGKKTGVFTGHLAVNPVTGTHIPVFTADYVLMGYGTGAIMAVPGGDERDFEFARAYDLPVIYTVAPAGGLPDDFEGAYAGEGVAINSSNDALSLDGLGVDEAKARIITWLGENGVGQGTTTYRLNDWLFSRQRYWGEPFPVVWDENDRPVAVPDSMLPVDLPDVPDYAPRTFEPDDVHSEPEAPLGRNEDWVNVTLDLGEGPRQYRRDTNTMPNWAGSCWYYLRYLDPADTRHAVDPTLEKYWMGPRHNATSGPAGGVDLYVGGVEHAVLHLLYARFWHKVLFDLGYVSSLEPFGKLFNQGYIQAYAYTDSRGAYVPAEEVEGDEQSGFTWQGQPVNREYGKIGKSLKNVVSPDDMYEAYGADTFRVYEMSMGPLDQSRPWNTRDVVGSQRFLQRLWRNVVSEETGEVTVSDDAPDAGTLRALHRTIADVRTEMEGMRPNTAIAKLITLNNHLTGLDSVPRAAVEPLVLMTAPVAPHIAEELWERLGHTESLAHEPFPVADEAYLVAETVTCVVQVQGKVRAKMEVAPDISEADLEASALAEPNVVRFLDGREVRKVIVRAPKLVNIVPA is encoded by the coding sequence ATGACCCACACGACTCCGGCTACCGCCGGAACCCCGGCGAGCCCGGTCACCGGCCAGATCAGGTCCGTGCCCCGGCCGGTCGGTAGAATCCCGCAGGTGACGACCCCCGCCGCTGAACGCACCACATCCGCACCCGAAGGCCCCCGCCACCGCTACACCCCGGCGCTCGCGCAGGAGATCGAACTGCGCTGGCAGGACCGGTGGGAGGAGCGCGGCACGTTCCACGCCGCGAACCCCTCGGGTGACCTGGTCGGGCCGGACGGCGCGAACGCCTCGGGCAGCCCCTACTTCATCATGGACATGTTCCCGTACCCCTCGGGCGCGGGCCTGCACGTGGGGCACCCGCTGGGCTTCATCGCCACGGACGTGGTGGGCCGGTTCCGGCGCATGTGCGGCGACAACGTGCTGCACACCATGGGCTTCGACGCCTTCGGGCTGCCGGCCGAGCAGTACGCCGTCGCCACGGGCGAGCACCCGCGCGGCGTGACGGAACGCAACATGGTCACCTACCGGCGCCAGCTGCGCCGCGCCGGCCTGGCGCACGACCAGCGCCGCTCGTTCGCCACCATCGACCCCGAGTACGTGCGCTGGACGCAGTGGATCTTCCTGCAGATCTTCGACTCCTGGTACGACCCCGACGCCGAGCCCGCCCCGGGCGGCACCGGCACGGGGCGCGCCCGCCGCATCTCCGAGCTGCGCGACGAACTGGCCGCCGGTACCCGCCCCGTGCCCGGGCACGACGGCGACAACGCCGGCGGTGCGGTCTGGACCGCTCTGAGCGAGGGCGAGCGGCGCGACGTCGTCGACGCCCAGCGTCTGGCGTACGTGGACTCCTCGCCGGTGAACTGGTGTCCCGGCCTGGGCACCGTCCTGGCGAACGAGGAGGTCACGAGCGAGGGGCGGTCCGAGCGTGGCAACTTCCCCGTGTTCACCAAGAACCTGCGCCAGTGGAAGATGCGCATCACCGCGTACGCGGACCGGCTGACGGACGACCTGGAGCTGATCGACTGGCCGGACAAGGTCAAGGCGATGCAGCGCAACTGGATCGGCCGCTCGCACGGCGCGCACGTGCGGTTCGACGTCGTCGGCACCGCGGACAACGACGCCGCGGGCGCGGGCGAGGAGATCGAGGTCTTCACCACCCGGCCGGACACCCTGTTCGGCGCCACGTTCATGGTGGTGGCGCCCGAGCACCCGCTGCTGGACGAGGTCCCGGTCGCCTGGCCGGACGGCACCAAGAGCGCCTGGACCGGCGGGCACGACAGCCCCGCGGTGGCCGTGGCCGCGTACCGCCAGGAGGCCTCGGGCAAGAGCGCGGTCGAGCGCCAGGCCGACGCCGGCAAGAAGACGGGCGTCTTCACCGGTCACCTGGCCGTGAACCCCGTGACCGGCACCCACATCCCGGTCTTCACCGCGGACTACGTCCTGATGGGCTACGGCACCGGCGCGATCATGGCGGTTCCCGGCGGCGACGAGCGCGACTTCGAGTTCGCCCGGGCGTACGACCTGCCGGTGATCTACACCGTCGCCCCCGCCGGCGGCCTGCCGGACGACTTCGAGGGTGCCTACGCCGGCGAGGGCGTCGCGATCAACTCGTCGAACGACGCGCTGAGCCTGGACGGCCTGGGCGTCGACGAGGCCAAGGCCAGGATCATCACCTGGCTGGGCGAGAACGGCGTCGGGCAGGGCACCACCACGTACCGCCTGAACGACTGGCTGTTCTCCCGGCAGCGGTACTGGGGCGAGCCGTTCCCGGTCGTGTGGGACGAGAACGACCGCCCGGTCGCCGTCCCGGACAGCATGCTGCCGGTCGACCTGCCGGACGTGCCGGACTACGCACCGCGCACCTTCGAGCCCGACGACGTGCACTCCGAGCCGGAGGCGCCGCTGGGCCGCAACGAGGACTGGGTGAACGTCACCCTGGACCTGGGCGAGGGCCCGCGGCAGTACCGCCGCGACACGAACACCATGCCGAACTGGGCGGGATCGTGCTGGTACTACCTGCGCTACCTGGACCCGGCCGACACCCGGCACGCCGTCGACCCCACGCTGGAGAAGTACTGGATGGGGCCGCGGCACAACGCGACGTCGGGCCCGGCGGGCGGCGTCGACCTGTACGTGGGCGGCGTCGAGCACGCCGTGCTGCACCTGCTGTACGCGCGGTTCTGGCACAAGGTCCTGTTCGACCTGGGCTACGTGTCGAGCCTGGAGCCGTTCGGCAAGCTGTTCAACCAGGGCTACATCCAGGCCTACGCGTACACCGACTCGCGCGGGGCGTACGTCCCCGCCGAGGAGGTCGAGGGTGACGAGCAGTCCGGCTTCACCTGGCAGGGGCAGCCGGTCAACCGCGAGTACGGAAAGATCGGCAAGTCGCTGAAGAACGTCGTCTCGCCGGACGACATGTACGAGGCCTACGGCGCCGACACGTTCCGCGTGTACGAGATGTCGATGGGGCCGCTGGACCAGTCGCGGCCCTGGAACACGCGCGACGTCGTCGGCTCGCAGCGGTTCCTGCAGCGGCTGTGGCGCAACGTCGTCTCGGAGGAGACCGGCGAGGTCACGGTGTCCGACGACGCTCCGGACGCGGGGACCCTGCGCGCGCTGCACCGCACCATCGCGGACGTGCGCACGGAGATGGAGGGCATGCGCCCCAACACGGCGATCGCGAAGCTGATCACGCTGAACAACCATCTGACCGGTCTGGACAGCGTGCCGCGCGCGGCGGTGGAGCCGCTGGTCCTCATGACGGCACCGGTGGCGCCGCACATCGCCGAGGAGCTGTGGGAGCGGCTGGGGCACACCGAGTCGCTGGCGCACGAGCCCTTCCCGGTCGCGGACGAGGCGTACCTGGTGGCCGAGACCGTGACCTGCGTGGTCCAGGTGCAGGGCAAGGTGCGCGCCAAGATGGAGGTCGCGCCGGACATCTCCGAGGCGGACCTGGAGGCCTCGGCCCTGGCCGAGCCGAACGTGGTCCGGTTCCTGGACGGCCGCGAGGTCCGCAAGGTGATCGTGCGGGCACCGAAGCTGGTCAACATCGTGCCGGCCTGA
- a CDS encoding YibE/F family protein, giving the protein MAQSVLDPPSHSHAHGGPVAPASARTRGVLAAALIPAMLATLAGLFLLWPDGGAVPERIPAVVEGATTVDATVLEAPPDGASVRVRLAGGEETTMASPGPSVPLNPGDRIVAVDISTVSPMSPDPLVFKDHQRKVPVGWLAAAYAVVVLAVARWRGLAALAGLGIAFAVFLGFTMPALLTGESALGVALVTSSLVMFVTLYLAHGLSARTSAALLGTLLGLALTAGIGVWAAGATYLGAADHDAQFLLTEAPLTDLRGVALCGLVLAGMGVLNDVTITQASAVWELREVAPGAPRHVLFARAMRIGRDHIASTVYTIAFAYVGAALPLLMMVSLVDQSPVLALTSGEIAEEVVRTLVGSIGLVLAIPITTAIAALAVPGPAREPAPEPAGPPARTPVPGPPGA; this is encoded by the coding sequence ATGGCGCAGTCCGTCCTCGACCCCCCGTCCCACTCGCACGCACACGGCGGCCCGGTGGCGCCGGCATCCGCCCGGACCAGGGGTGTCCTGGCCGCGGCGCTGATCCCGGCGATGCTCGCCACGCTCGCGGGACTGTTCCTGCTGTGGCCCGACGGCGGAGCCGTCCCCGAGCGGATACCGGCGGTCGTGGAGGGGGCGACGACGGTCGACGCCACGGTGCTCGAGGCCCCGCCCGACGGCGCGAGCGTCCGGGTGCGCCTGGCCGGCGGCGAGGAGACCACGATGGCGTCGCCCGGACCCTCGGTGCCCCTGAACCCGGGCGACCGGATCGTTGCCGTGGACATCTCGACCGTCTCGCCGATGTCGCCGGACCCGCTGGTGTTCAAGGACCACCAGCGCAAGGTGCCCGTCGGCTGGCTGGCCGCCGCGTACGCCGTCGTGGTGCTGGCCGTGGCCCGGTGGCGAGGGCTGGCGGCGCTCGCCGGGCTCGGCATCGCGTTCGCCGTGTTCCTCGGCTTCACCATGCCCGCGCTGCTCACGGGCGAGTCCGCGCTGGGCGTGGCGCTGGTGACGTCGTCGCTGGTGATGTTCGTGACGCTCTATCTGGCGCACGGTCTGAGCGCACGGACCTCGGCGGCGCTGCTCGGGACGCTGCTCGGGCTGGCGCTGACGGCGGGGATCGGGGTCTGGGCGGCGGGCGCCACCTACCTCGGCGCGGCCGACCACGACGCCCAGTTCCTCCTGACCGAGGCACCCCTGACGGACCTGCGCGGTGTCGCGTTGTGCGGGCTCGTGCTCGCGGGGATGGGGGTGCTCAACGACGTCACGATCACGCAGGCGTCGGCCGTGTGGGAGTTGCGTGAGGTCGCGCCCGGCGCGCCACGGCACGTGCTGTTCGCGCGCGCGATGCGGATCGGGCGCGACCACATCGCCTCGACCGTCTACACGATCGCGTTCGCCTACGTGGGCGCGGCGCTGCCGCTGCTCATGATGGTCTCGCTGGTGGACCAGTCGCCGGTACTGGCGCTGACGTCGGGCGAGATCGCGGAGGAGGTGGTCCGGACGCTGGTGGGCTCGATCGGGCTGGTCCTGGCGATCCCGATCACGACGGCGATCGCCGCGCTGGCGGTGCCGGGTCCGGCGCGGGAGCCGGCCCCGGAGCCGGCCGGCCCGCCGGCCCGGACACCGGTGCCCGGGCCCCCAGGGGCCTGA